In Arcobacter ellisii, a genomic segment contains:
- a CDS encoding sigma 54-interacting transcriptional regulator has protein sequence MQEYIAKDSISKEILNSAKLLQAVEVNALILGENGVGKKSLAKYILPQSEIYEAKNLQKDIVDDVLTLQNEAIIIDKINEITNIDIFLKWIEENSIRIIAISPTENLNQKLKDIFSINLEIPVLSKREEDTKALVNKFSQEASAILDMPLIPQSKLIINISNNSHSLRKSIYFSYLFETIGEHEILMFLEKYISENLYGENSYKDLSYIFEVPLLKAATKKYKSQVQVAKHLGLNRITLRKKLEIYKDLL, from the coding sequence ATGCAAGAATATATAGCAAAAGATAGTATTTCCAAGGAGATTTTAAACTCAGCTAAACTTTTACAAGCAGTAGAAGTAAACGCTTTAATTCTTGGAGAAAATGGTGTTGGTAAAAAATCTTTAGCAAAATATATATTACCCCAATCTGAAATTTATGAAGCAAAAAATTTACAAAAAGATATCGTAGATGATGTACTAACTTTACAAAATGAAGCTATTATTATTGACAAAATAAATGAAATCACTAACATAGATATATTTTTAAAATGGATAGAAGAGAACTCTATAAGAATTATTGCTATTTCTCCAACAGAAAATCTAAATCAAAAATTAAAAGATATCTTTTCAATTAACTTAGAAATTCCTGTTTTAAGTAAAAGAGAAGAGGATACAAAAGCTTTAGTAAATAAATTTTCGCAAGAAGCTAGTGCTATTTTAGATATGCCTTTAATTCCCCAATCAAAACTAATTATAAATATTTCCAACAACTCGCATAGTTTAAGAAAATCTATCTATTTTTCTTACCTTTTTGAAACTATTGGAGAACATGAAATTTTAATGTTTTTAGAAAAATATATAAGTGAAAATTTATATGGAGAAAATTCTTATAAAGATTTATCATATATTTTTGAAGTTCCTTTACTAAAAGCTGCAACAAAAAAATATAAATCTCAAGTTCAAGTTGCAAAACACTTAGGTTTAAATAGAATTACTCTAAGAAAAAAATTGGAAATTTATAAAGACTTATTATGA
- a CDS encoding HD domain-containing protein, whose protein sequence is MTELNIQIEELISNNATDFQISKVFKTYYKNYLDSIDTTVETTGGKDFFIKHTKHTDKFLILLYKYILRKNFGSHQPMSTSIPISLIALGSYGREQLCIYSDIDIMILYENIKGYNLKDIMEEFITLAWDCGLKLGSRVHELKEISEAVKEDITIKSSILESRMIYGSKILWFRYENVLKIIRNTNQKEFILEKLEEHKQRLLKYPLKMEPNIKDGYGGIRESNMMYWMANILYGVTNTKDLVGRQFTEDEYRKYRQALEFIFQVRNALHNIARKKLDQVTFDILPDLSSKLGFKSTSRYTKDRLCMTKIISCLHIIHNFTATMVKKFTRIALFEATNITKLKTKRYKKNLYIIENELYCSFSTKPQSLNNLLKELIELPSNVEKFDRSYIYYASKTKLPKVQTKELKKTVKTLLCKPNLYPLIKLIYNAGLFRAVLPSTKTMIDLPQFDGYHKHPVDIHSIKTLKFAQNIENEHVKSIYDELTNEQKIIVRLVSFFHDIGKGRKEDHHIVGEKLFKSMMKSFDFDEEFIKVGANLVRYHNMMSYMATHEDIYSEKTILNFTGLIKTKESLNMLYVITYCDISAVAKNIFNSSISSLLRQLYYQSLPAFEDEEFLNESKRRIAKQNAIKNLERYKDLPSILQKKIMYIASNQIFLRLKAEEILDIAIKAKDVDTYIYKITNEPQLTIRIIRKSPLNLGYLLGKLEFLNIAYMNIFKLYDNKKAFEISFSEKVDNEDIYFIEEIIKDSFDMSKTTTLLTPVIKKENIKIDCNHTAYLAAMHIIAKDQKGLFAYIAKIFDDFNVEIESAKLHTLKGYARDLILIEKNGNFCSNQDEIVNLMCRGDKTE, encoded by the coding sequence ATGACAGAATTAAATATTCAAATTGAAGAACTAATCTCAAATAATGCAACAGATTTTCAAATTTCTAAAGTTTTTAAAACATACTATAAAAACTATTTAGACTCAATTGATACAACTGTTGAAACAACGGGTGGAAAAGATTTTTTCATCAAACATACAAAACATACAGATAAATTTTTAATCCTTTTATACAAATATATCCTAAGAAAAAATTTTGGTTCTCATCAACCAATGAGTACTTCAATTCCAATTTCTTTGATTGCTTTAGGTTCTTATGGAAGAGAACAACTGTGTATTTATTCTGATATTGATATTATGATTTTATATGAAAATATCAAAGGTTATAATCTAAAAGATATTATGGAAGAGTTTATAACTTTGGCTTGGGATTGTGGTTTAAAACTAGGTTCTAGGGTTCATGAACTAAAAGAGATAAGTGAAGCTGTAAAAGAAGATATTACAATAAAAAGTTCGATTTTAGAATCAAGAATGATTTATGGTTCTAAAATTTTGTGGTTTAGATATGAAAATGTATTAAAAATCATTAGAAATACAAATCAAAAAGAGTTTATTTTAGAAAAACTTGAAGAACATAAACAAAGACTTTTAAAATATCCACTAAAAATGGAACCGAATATAAAAGATGGTTATGGTGGGATTAGAGAATCAAATATGATGTATTGGATGGCTAATATATTGTATGGAGTTACAAATACAAAAGATTTAGTTGGAAGACAATTTACAGAAGATGAATATAGAAAATATCGACAAGCCTTAGAATTTATTTTTCAAGTTAGAAATGCTTTACATAATATTGCTAGAAAAAAATTAGACCAAGTAACTTTTGATATATTGCCTGATTTGAGCTCAAAACTCGGATTTAAAAGTACATCAAGATATACAAAAGATAGACTTTGTATGACAAAAATCATCTCTTGTTTACATATTATTCATAATTTCACAGCAACTATGGTAAAAAAATTCACAAGAATTGCTTTGTTTGAAGCTACTAATATTACAAAATTAAAAACAAAAAGATACAAAAAAAATCTTTACATAATAGAAAATGAACTCTATTGTTCTTTTAGTACAAAACCTCAATCTTTAAATAATCTACTTAAAGAATTAATTGAATTACCTTCAAATGTTGAAAAATTCGATAGGTCATATATCTATTATGCAAGTAAAACTAAACTTCCAAAAGTTCAAACTAAAGAGCTGAAAAAAACTGTAAAAACTCTTTTGTGTAAACCAAATTTGTATCCGTTGATTAAACTTATTTATAATGCAGGACTATTTAGGGCTGTACTTCCTAGTACAAAAACTATGATAGATTTACCACAATTTGATGGATATCATAAACATCCTGTGGATATTCACTCTATAAAAACATTAAAATTTGCTCAAAATATTGAAAATGAACATGTAAAATCAATTTACGATGAACTTACAAATGAACAAAAAATTATCGTAAGACTTGTATCATTTTTCCATGATATTGGAAAAGGAAGAAAAGAAGATCATCATATCGTAGGGGAAAAACTATTTAAAAGTATGATGAAATCTTTTGATTTTGATGAAGAGTTTATAAAAGTTGGTGCAAATTTAGTTAGGTATCATAATATGATGTCATATATGGCAACCCATGAAGATATTTATTCTGAAAAAACTATTTTAAACTTTACAGGTCTTATAAAAACAAAAGAGTCTTTAAATATGTTATATGTGATTACATATTGTGATATTTCTGCTGTTGCAAAAAATATTTTTAATAGTTCTATTTCTTCATTATTAAGACAATTATATTATCAATCTTTACCAGCTTTTGAAGATGAAGAGTTTTTAAATGAGAGTAAAAGAAGAATTGCAAAACAAAATGCAATCAAAAATCTTGAAAGATATAAAGACCTTCCTTCAATTTTACAAAAGAAAATTATGTATATAGCTTCAAATCAAATCTTTTTACGATTAAAAGCTGAAGAGATTTTAGATATTGCAATAAAAGCAAAAGATGTTGATACTTATATTTATAAAATCACTAATGAGCCTCAATTAACAATTAGAATCATTAGAAAATCACCTTTAAATCTTGGTTATTTATTAGGAAAGTTAGAGTTTTTAAATATTGCCTATATGAATATTTTTAAACTTTATGACAATAAAAAAGCCTTTGAAATCTCTTTTTCAGAAAAAGTTGATAATGAAGATATTTATTTTATTGAAGAGATTATAAAAGACTCTTTTGATATGAGTAAAACAACAACTCTTCTAACTCCAGTTATAAAAAAAGAGAATATAAAAATTGATTGTAATCACACAGCATATCTTGCAGCTATGCACATAATAGCAAAAGACCAAAAAGGTTTATTTGCATATATAGCTAAAATCTTTGATGATTTTAATGTTGAAATTGAAAGTGCAAAACTTCACACTTTAAAAGGTTATGCAAGGGATTTAATTTTGATTGAAAAGAATGGAAATTTTTGTTCAAACCAAGATGAGATTGTAAATCTTATGTGTAGAGGGGATAAAACAGAATAA